A region from the Palaemon carinicauda isolate YSFRI2023 chromosome 16, ASM3689809v2, whole genome shotgun sequence genome encodes:
- the LOC137655448 gene encoding uncharacterized protein produces the protein MGVSLLTPRAPWKGGFFERFIRVTKRVFQITLGKKYLPDTHVLTLVQEAEAVVNNRPLIYNGDKCEDEVLTLSHLVRGSPINLMALILPEDHLNATFTSRRLRDHYLKLTDSLKAFQERWREEYLSALRARHDCRSGEPSKLHPGDVMLVQQENKKWVTWSIGRVVETYPDDDGVVRSAKVLFEGVESLRAVSHLVPLEIAPSDDDDGVGEDDGDVEIEGAYSLTAGLPDIVETSRDNQEMVQPTTSRQSATEVLGSDTNSDNNIVSEMSESDAESEITGAQGCSACPLRKVAVKQRDLMERLLQNEDI, from the exons ATGGGAGTGTCCCTTCTG acgccccgtgcaccttggaaaggtgggttcttcgagcgcttTATCCGAGTGACAAAACGTGTCTTCCAGATaaccctcggaaagaagtacctgccggacacCCACGTATTAACATTAGTGCAGGAGGCCGAGGCAGtggttaataacaggcctctaatATACAAcggcgacaagtgcgaggatgaggtcCTCACCCTCTCCCATTTAGTGAGAGGAAGTCCAATCAACCTCATGGCACTGATCTTGCCAGAAGACCACCTcaatgcgaccttcacctcccggaggctccgtGATCATTATTTGAAgctgacagactctttgaaagcTTTCCAAGAGAGGTGGAGAGAAGAGTATTTGAGTGCCCTTAGAGCCAGACAcgactgtcgatctggggaaccttccaagctgcaccctggagacgtcaTGCTGGTccagcaagaaaataaaaaatgggttACGTGGTCCATTGGACGTGTtgtggagacatatcctgacgacgacggagtcgtgcgttcagcaaaggtgttgttcgagggtgtcgagtcgctgcgagctgtcagccacctggttcccctggagattgccccctctgatgacgatgatggtgttggagaagacgatGGCGACGTCGAAATCGAGGGTGCGTACAGTTTGACAGCAGGACTGCCAGATATTGTTGAGACCTCTAGGGATAACCAAGAGATGGTTCAGCCTACGACATCTCGACAATCAGCCACAGAGGTATTAGGTAGTGACACAAATAGTGATAACAATATAGTAAGTGAGATGAGTGAAAGTGACGCAGAATCAGAGATAACGGGTGCACAAGGATGTTCTGCGTGCCCATTGAGAAAGGTTGCTGTGAAGCAGCGAGATTTGATGGAACGATTACTTCAAAATGAGGACATATAA